CCCGTGTTTGATCATGTACAAAATCTTTTAGGTGTTTTTTCTATATTGTATCCTTATCATAATAGCCCTGATGAGCAGGAAATCCAATTTATGGACCATGCTGTCAAGCTGATTAGTTTGGTCATTCAACATTTCCATGCTAAGGAAAAAATAAACTTTCTGAGATTTCATGATGAGTTAACTGGACTACCAAATAGAAAACTTTTTCAAGAAAAAGTGAATATCGCAATAAACCTATTTAAAAAAACACATGGGAAAATGATAGGGGTATTGTACTTTGACTTGAACCAATTTAAACTCATTAATGATACATTAGGACACACTATAGGGGACTCGCTTTTAATAGGTGTTGCCCAAAGATTAAAAGCGTGTATTCGAGAAAAAGATATCGTTTCCAGGCAAGGAGCAGATGAATTTTCATTATTAATTGATTTTGTTTCAAAACAAGAAGTAACGATTGTGGCCAATAGAATACATAATATATTAGCAAAATCATTTTGTATTGAAGGGCATGAGATTTTTGTTACACCTAGTATTGGTATTAGTCTTTATCCTATTGATGGGAAAAGTGGAAATGAACTTTTAAGGAAAGCGGATGTGGCAAGAAATCAGGCTAAAAAAGTAGGAAGTACTACCTATCAATTTTATGAAGCAAAGTGGGATGAAAGAACAAATGAACGCTTATTAATTGAAAATGAACTAAGAAAAGCTTTAGATAAGCAAGAGTTCCAGTTACAATACCAGCCAATTATAGATCTAGCTACGAGTAAAATTACCGGAGTCGAAGCATTAATCCGTTGGTACCATCCTAAATTAGGAATTATTCCACCGGATCGATTTATACCGATTGCAGAAGAGACAGGTTTAATCGTGTCAATTGGTGAATGGGTTTTAAGAACGGCATGCTATAAAATGAAGTACTGGCAGGAAAGCGGTTACTTGCTGTCGACAATATCTGTAAATATTTCTATTCGCCAATTCTATCAGCCTAACTTTATTTCAGAAATGGAGCAAATACTAAAGGAAACGGGAATCACCCCAAGATGTTTAACAATCGAGATAACAGAAAGTATGACAATGGATGTAGAAAAAGCTACCACCATTTTAACAAGTTTAAAGGGTTTGGGAGTTAATATTTCCATTGATGACTTTGGAACTGGATATAGCTCATTGAGTTATTTGAAAAAGTTTCCAATTGATTATTTGAAGATAGACCGCTCCTTTATTAAGGACATAGATAAGAGTAAAGATGATGAAAATATCGCAACCACCATACTTTTAATGGGGCAGAACCTCGGATTAAATGTAATCGCTGAGGGAGTAGAGACAAGTGAACAGTTAGGAATCCTGAGACACCACAATTGCAATGAAGCTCAAGGTTACTTGTTCAGTAAGCCTATTTCTGACGAAGAATTACAAGTGTTGGTTGAAAAACTTTCGGTGTAACCAATTAATATTTTTTGAATCCTTTTTATAAATCATATATAATTTGCGATAGGGTCATCAAATTGTCCTACATAATTTATTACGATTAGGAGTTTTTACAATGGAAAAAGTACTTATTTTTGGTCACAAAAACCCTGACACAGATACAATTTGTTCTGCGATTGCTTATGCAGATTTGAAGAAACAACTTGGAATGGATGTTGAACCAATACGTCTTGGAGACGTTAATGGAGAAACGCAATACGCTCTGAACCATTTTAATGCGGAGGTCCCACGCTTAGTTGAAAAGGTAGCAGCTGAAGTCAATTCAGTTATTCTGGTCGACCACAATGAGCGCCAGCAAAGTGCGAATGATATTGCTGATGTTCGTGTTTTAGAGGTAATCGATCATCACCGTATTGCGAACTTTGAAACAAGCGATCCATTGTATTACCGTTGTGAGCCAGTAGGCTGTACAGCAACGATTTTGAATAAAATGTATAAAGAAAACGGCATAGAAATTAAAAAAGAAATTGCTGGACTTATGCTGTCCGCGATTATTTCTGACTCATTATTGTTTAAATCGCCAACTTGTACAGCAGAGGATGTAGCAGCTGCAAAAGAATTAGCTGAAATTGCTGGTGTCGATGCGCAAGAGTATGGCTTAGAAATGCTAAAAGCTGGTGCTGATTTAAGTGACAAAACAATTGAACAATTAATTTCACTTGATGCAAAAGAATTCGACATGGGATCAAGCAAAGTTGAAATTGCACAAGTAAATGCAGTTGATACAGCTGAGGTACTTGCTCGTCAAGAGGAAATAGAAGCTGCTATTTCGAAAAATATCGAAGAAAAGAACTTAGATTTATTCTTATTTGTGGTTACAGATATCTTAACGAATGACTCTGTTGGTTTAGCTTTAGGAAGTAAAACGAGCGCTGTTGAAAAGGCATATAATGTTACCTTGGAGAATAACACTGCAGTATTAAAGGGTGTTGTATCTCGTAAGAAACAAATTGTACCAGTATTAACTGATATTTTTAATCAAGGTATTTAATAATTAAGGCCGTTCTTATTCAATAGGAACGGTTTGTTTTTTAGAGTAACTAATACGTTGACTGTACACTTTCTGCATGATATATTAATAGTATTGTAGAGAGGGGTGAGTAGGTTGGGAAGTTGTATCGTATCGGTGAAATAGCCAAGTTAATGAATCTCTCCAAAAGAACAATCGATTACTACACCCAAATAGGCTTACTTAACCCTATTCGGACGGATTCTAATTATCGATTGTATGGAGAAGACAGCATCCAAATTATGCATTTAATTGAACATTATAAAAATCTTAATATGCCACTTGAAGAGATTAAGTCTTCCATTGAATTAATTAAGACGAAGGATTGTGTTGATAAACAAAAAGTAGATAAACATTTTGAACAAATTGGAATCTTAATGCATCATCTTAAAGAAGAAATTGAAGCAATCGAACCTATACTTCAAAAACTAAACGGCAATCAAAAAGAAATGGTTGTGAATAAACTCTCTTCCCAAGGTGTTCCATTAGCCCAAACATTATTATTATTACTAAGTTAAACTTATATTTACAAAAACCAGGAGGTGTATTCCTTACTCACACTTTGAGTAAGGAGACCATTGACCATAATAAACTTGATTGTAATTGCAATTTTAATTGCTTTTACGGCATTCTTCGTGTCTTTCGAATTTGCCATTGTAAAAATCCGTAGTACACGAATTGATCAGCTAGTAGCAGA
This Neobacillus sp. YX16 DNA region includes the following protein-coding sequences:
- a CDS encoding GGDEF domain-containing protein, with the translated sequence MIDIIMKSTIDFYKSLYAKVTSEKNNIEALFNVQTKVIEMMDDNDSSLVEVLDIINLQYEQVFNEGVCTILLANRDEEFLYIGSAPNLPVEYCEYIDEFLNNSNGINEGKSSYLKQSFVVSNIAEDPHWSDCKDKALEHGFKAWRSTPVFDHVQNLLGVFSILYPYHNSPDEQEIQFMDHAVKLISLVIQHFHAKEKINFLRFHDELTGLPNRKLFQEKVNIAINLFKKTHGKMIGVLYFDLNQFKLINDTLGHTIGDSLLIGVAQRLKACIREKDIVSRQGADEFSLLIDFVSKQEVTIVANRIHNILAKSFCIEGHEIFVTPSIGISLYPIDGKSGNELLRKADVARNQAKKVGSTTYQFYEAKWDERTNERLLIENELRKALDKQEFQLQYQPIIDLATSKITGVEALIRWYHPKLGIIPPDRFIPIAEETGLIVSIGEWVLRTACYKMKYWQESGYLLSTISVNISIRQFYQPNFISEMEQILKETGITPRCLTIEITESMTMDVEKATTILTSLKGLGVNISIDDFGTGYSSLSYLKKFPIDYLKIDRSFIKDIDKSKDDENIATTILLMGQNLGLNVIAEGVETSEQLGILRHHNCNEAQGYLFSKPISDEELQVLVEKLSV
- a CDS encoding manganese-dependent inorganic pyrophosphatase; amino-acid sequence: MEKVLIFGHKNPDTDTICSAIAYADLKKQLGMDVEPIRLGDVNGETQYALNHFNAEVPRLVEKVAAEVNSVILVDHNERQQSANDIADVRVLEVIDHHRIANFETSDPLYYRCEPVGCTATILNKMYKENGIEIKKEIAGLMLSAIISDSLLFKSPTCTAEDVAAAKELAEIAGVDAQEYGLEMLKAGADLSDKTIEQLISLDAKEFDMGSSKVEIAQVNAVDTAEVLARQEEIEAAISKNIEEKNLDLFLFVVTDILTNDSVGLALGSKTSAVEKAYNVTLENNTAVLKGVVSRKKQIVPVLTDIFNQGI
- a CDS encoding MerR family transcriptional regulator; this encodes MYRIGEIAKLMNLSKRTIDYYTQIGLLNPIRTDSNYRLYGEDSIQIMHLIEHYKNLNMPLEEIKSSIELIKTKDCVDKQKVDKHFEQIGILMHHLKEEIEAIEPILQKLNGNQKEMVVNKLSSQGVPLAQTLLLLLS